A genomic window from Rhodococcus sp. KBS0724 includes:
- a CDS encoding dihydrofolate reductase family protein: protein MRKLVYYVGTSLDGYIAGPGGEFDFYPLSDQMTASLSERYPETVPTHLRPHIGMNNPPNKVFDTVLMGRGSYEPARSAGVSSPYAHLRQFVVSTTLPDIDDPAVNLVRADPLTKTKELKAEEGQDIWLCGGGILAGELLPEIDELIIKRYPVVAGAGIPMIAGAFEPTLFAPTASEAFDNGASITWLKRTA from the coding sequence ATGCGAAAGCTTGTGTACTACGTCGGAACGTCACTGGACGGATACATCGCGGGCCCCGGAGGAGAATTCGATTTCTATCCGCTCTCCGATCAGATGACCGCGTCACTCAGCGAGCGTTATCCCGAGACCGTGCCCACGCACCTGCGACCTCACATCGGAATGAACAACCCTCCCAACAAGGTCTTCGACACCGTTCTCATGGGCCGCGGTTCCTACGAACCTGCGCGAAGCGCCGGCGTAAGCAGTCCGTACGCGCACCTACGGCAGTTTGTCGTCTCGACCACGCTCCCCGACATCGACGATCCGGCAGTCAATCTGGTGCGCGCTGACCCGTTGACGAAAACCAAAGAGCTCAAAGCCGAAGAAGGACAAGATATCTGGTTATGCGGCGGCGGAATACTTGCCGGGGAACTACTACCGGAGATCGACGAACTGATCATCAAGAGATACCCGGTTGTCGCAGGTGCGGGAATTCCGATGATCGCCGGCGCGTTCGAGCCGACCCTCTTCGCGCCCACAGCGAGCGAAGCCTTCGACAACGGTGCGAGCATCACCTGGCTGAAGCGAACCGCCTAG
- a CDS encoding serine hydrolase, producing MTARFVRVLATVAAVTLAASCASGQDHAAPIQTAPFPDTNMPVADTLDVRIEQARTAALDRGAEASIAVFDRTTGNYLEAGGDQQIETASVAKLFITEDLLYQDSRGERPLGDDDRTLMTAMLESSDDTAANLLWDAAGGSDLVDRVAERYSLTSTTAPLDGFWWNTETTAHDLITFYDGVLDDTAELGADRINLIVDHLRQSTATAADGYDQRFGLPDALFDEPVLAVKQGWMCCVSDQWVHLTTGIVGEDNRFIVTVAAREDIQYQDDENYGLIPDTSMTDATNDESALHARDTITGVTQILFPDGTVGEWSPTTPASDKPVQEASGP from the coding sequence ATGACTGCGCGGTTCGTCCGGGTTCTAGCCACTGTTGCCGCAGTTACTCTTGCGGCATCATGCGCTTCGGGACAGGACCATGCCGCACCAATCCAGACTGCCCCCTTCCCCGACACGAACATGCCGGTCGCCGACACGTTGGACGTGCGAATCGAACAGGCGCGTACTGCGGCACTTGATCGCGGCGCCGAGGCGTCGATCGCCGTGTTCGACCGGACCACGGGCAACTATCTCGAAGCGGGCGGCGATCAGCAGATCGAAACAGCTTCGGTAGCAAAGCTTTTCATCACCGAAGATCTTCTGTATCAAGATTCGCGTGGCGAGCGCCCACTCGGCGACGACGACCGCACCCTCATGACTGCCATGCTCGAATCTTCCGACGACACCGCGGCCAACCTCTTGTGGGATGCAGCCGGCGGTTCCGACCTTGTCGACCGGGTCGCCGAGCGGTATTCGTTGACGTCCACCACCGCACCACTCGACGGATTCTGGTGGAACACCGAAACCACGGCGCACGACCTGATCACCTTCTACGACGGGGTTCTCGACGACACCGCAGAACTGGGCGCGGATCGGATCAATCTGATCGTCGACCACCTCCGCCAGTCCACGGCGACAGCGGCCGACGGTTACGACCAGCGATTCGGCCTCCCGGACGCGTTGTTCGACGAGCCGGTGCTTGCCGTCAAACAGGGGTGGATGTGCTGTGTCAGCGATCAGTGGGTCCATCTGACCACCGGCATCGTCGGCGAGGACAACCGATTCATCGTCACCGTCGCCGCCCGCGAGGACATTCAGTACCAAGACGACGAAAACTACGGACTCATACCGGATACCTCGATGACGGACGCCACCAACGACGAAAGTGCGCTCCACGCCCGCGACACGATCACCGGCGTGACGCAGATCCTCTTCCCCGACGGCACGGTGGGCGAATGGTCGCCCACCACGCCGGCAAGTGACAAGCCCGTTCAGGAAGCGTCCGGGCCCTAG
- a CDS encoding GtrA family protein, with product MSEDTAPVADRGPLLRIVKHQPIAFALVGVVNTAIGYGLFVIWMLALGNDNLYAVALIGSYSISVLIAFVLHRTLVFRVRGHVARDLGAFIVVNSGGLVLNLILGTFAVSVLHAPPLPAQAVVMLIVAGVSFLGHRYFSFRRSTDNH from the coding sequence GTGAGCGAGGACACCGCACCGGTAGCCGACCGGGGCCCACTGCTGCGGATAGTGAAACATCAACCCATCGCGTTTGCCCTTGTGGGAGTGGTTAATACAGCCATCGGATACGGCCTGTTCGTCATCTGGATGCTCGCATTGGGTAACGACAATCTCTATGCGGTCGCGCTGATCGGTTCCTACAGCATCAGCGTCCTGATCGCGTTTGTGCTGCACCGGACTCTTGTCTTCCGGGTCCGGGGGCACGTCGCCCGGGATCTCGGGGCGTTTATCGTCGTCAATTCCGGTGGGCTCGTATTGAATCTGATTCTGGGAACCTTTGCGGTGTCGGTTCTCCATGCGCCACCACTACCGGCGCAAGCCGTGGTGATGTTGATCGTCGCCGGCGTGAGTTTCCTGGGCCATCGATACTTCTCGTTCCGGCGCAGCACCGACAATCACTGA
- the rffA gene encoding dTDP-4-amino-4,6-dideoxygalactose transaminase, which yields MNADRIIFSRPYRAENELTNLATVLESDHIHGDGTFTAASTAKIKAITGAQHALLTTSCTHALELGALLLEIGPGDEVVVPSFAFSSAATAVALRGATVVFVDIDLETGNIDPAAVADAITPRTKAVLVMHYGGVAADMEPLLALAKEHGFALIEDNAHGLGGTWRGRTLGTIGTIGTQSFHDTKNIHCGEGGALLLSDDALMERAEIIREKGTNRARFLRGQVDKYSWQDIGSSYLPSELNAAVLDAQLAEFDAIHAKRHSVWNGYSENLSDWAKNHDVQLMTVPEDREHTAHLFYLRLPNERSRDAMIRHMAERGVVAPFHYVPLDTSAAGVRYGRTPQPCVRSLQFSTTILRLPLWPMLTAEQQGRVVDAAASYRG from the coding sequence GTGAACGCTGACCGCATCATCTTCAGCCGGCCCTACCGCGCCGAGAATGAATTGACCAATCTGGCAACGGTTCTGGAATCGGATCACATTCACGGTGACGGCACATTCACCGCCGCCTCCACCGCAAAGATCAAGGCGATCACCGGTGCACAGCATGCACTGCTGACAACCTCGTGCACTCACGCGCTCGAACTGGGTGCACTTCTGTTGGAGATCGGCCCGGGCGACGAGGTCGTTGTTCCGAGTTTTGCTTTCAGTTCCGCAGCGACCGCGGTCGCGCTGCGCGGGGCAACCGTCGTGTTCGTCGACATCGATCTGGAGACCGGCAACATCGATCCGGCCGCTGTCGCCGACGCGATCACACCGCGCACGAAAGCTGTGCTGGTCATGCATTACGGCGGCGTGGCCGCCGACATGGAACCGCTACTGGCACTTGCGAAGGAACACGGCTTTGCCCTGATCGAGGACAACGCGCACGGACTGGGCGGTACGTGGCGTGGCCGCACACTCGGCACGATCGGCACCATCGGCACCCAAAGTTTCCACGACACCAAGAACATTCACTGCGGCGAGGGCGGCGCACTGTTGCTCTCCGACGACGCACTGATGGAGCGCGCCGAGATCATCCGGGAGAAGGGCACGAACCGCGCTCGTTTCCTGCGAGGTCAGGTGGACAAATACTCGTGGCAGGACATCGGTTCGAGTTATCTGCCCAGCGAACTCAACGCGGCAGTACTCGACGCTCAACTAGCCGAGTTCGATGCGATTCACGCGAAGCGGCACAGCGTCTGGAACGGCTACAGCGAAAACCTGTCCGATTGGGCCAAGAATCACGACGTCCAACTGATGACTGTTCCCGAGGATCGTGAGCACACCGCGCATCTGTTCTACCTCCGCTTGCCGAACGAGCGCAGTCGCGATGCCATGATCCGGCACATGGCCGAACGCGGCGTCGTGGCACCGTTCCACTACGTGCCCCTCGATACGAGCGCGGCCGGGGTGCGTTACGGCCGAACGCCACAGCCGTGCGTCCGCAGTCTGCAGTTCTCGACCACAATCCTGCGGCTCCCGCTGTGGCCGATGCTCACAGCCGAACAGCAGGGCCGCGTCGTGGATGCTGCGGCGTCGTATCGCGGGTAG
- a CDS encoding glycosyltransferase — MHSISVVVPVYQGERTISALVDELNTLTGTCVTAGGAEFSVDEIVLVHDNGPDRSDVVLLELERRFDHVRVIWLSRNYGQDAATIAGMAAARGDWIVTIDEDGQHDPASISAFLDAALRERADLVYSKPVNTRPHGFLRNVTSRGAKMVLATVFAFPASAQFESFRLVRGDIARQLAEVAANGAYLDVALTWVVGNTATVPVTLRAEGREESGYNYRRLFSLFWKMVLCSGTRGLRLVSLLGVTLALAGVVVAAVIFVQAMTGDNNDPEGWASMIVALLVCSGAILFSLGLIAEYLGVALHILVGKPLYLKVDAPRPGLVDTDGAVRER, encoded by the coding sequence GTGCACTCGATCTCCGTCGTGGTGCCCGTGTACCAGGGCGAACGCACGATTTCCGCTCTGGTCGACGAGCTGAACACTCTCACCGGCACCTGTGTTACCGCAGGTGGCGCCGAATTCTCGGTTGACGAGATCGTCCTTGTTCACGACAACGGCCCCGACCGCTCCGACGTGGTTCTCCTCGAGTTGGAGCGCCGCTTCGACCATGTGCGGGTGATCTGGCTGAGCCGCAACTACGGCCAGGACGCCGCCACGATCGCCGGTATGGCTGCTGCCCGCGGCGACTGGATCGTCACGATCGACGAGGACGGTCAGCACGACCCGGCATCGATCAGTGCGTTTCTCGACGCAGCATTGCGTGAACGTGCCGACCTCGTCTATTCGAAGCCGGTCAATACCCGACCGCACGGATTTCTCCGAAACGTGACGTCGCGGGGCGCAAAGATGGTTCTCGCGACGGTGTTTGCATTCCCGGCATCGGCGCAATTCGAAAGCTTCCGACTGGTTCGGGGCGACATCGCGAGGCAACTCGCGGAGGTCGCGGCAAACGGTGCGTACCTCGACGTCGCTCTGACGTGGGTTGTGGGTAACACCGCTACCGTTCCGGTCACCTTGCGCGCGGAGGGCCGAGAGGAATCCGGCTACAACTACCGCCGGTTGTTCTCACTGTTCTGGAAGATGGTGTTGTGCAGCGGAACCCGGGGGCTCCGGTTGGTCAGTTTGCTCGGGGTGACTCTGGCACTGGCCGGCGTGGTCGTTGCTGCGGTGATCTTCGTCCAGGCCATGACGGGCGACAACAACGATCCCGAAGGATGGGCGTCGATGATCGTGGCCTTGCTCGTCTGCTCGGGAGCAATCCTGTTCTCACTTGGTCTTATCGCCGAATATCTTGGGGTTGCATTGCATATTCTGGTGGGCAAACCGCTGTATCTGAAGGTAGACGCACCGCGGCCGGGCCTGGTCGACACGGACGGTGCCGTACGTGAACGCTGA
- a CDS encoding YfhO family protein has translation METRIRARADVYKWGAVTSVGVIAGYVAVVLANARHFYTDDTESQYAPLWVMLGRNLREGRLPFLVPENWMAGNYTIEEAGLLNPPQLLIDLIAPSFDNLALYATLVKLIFAIILGLGVFRICVEYGSKPAWAAVAGVSIPFTGFLLFFDEASWITAFTGTAWMVQAWASAIRYARGKSGPIPTFVFLYLAMSVQYVFPSVESGLMIVAVAVGEVVYQRRWLPSVRLLAVSACAALAGLATYLPSLLTADVTWRGASEVKNDAFLAVPWSESLNASLPSTMPAFVSWWGYIQTMPMVYIAWFLIPALAFIDWGKARGTARELTAVGIFTVAVLMWTAGPSTIGPLRWPARVLPMVAIGLLLLVCILLGRYATTDNWRRRGAAAGILVGLLVIRSASAAPSLLEWHVISAVAVVALGAAMVWLGRTKGTAAACILAIVAVSPIAYAQVRAAQPTPMSWNLPESRSDMKAAFPDFDGTTLQLADRALITPDQRTLDGAYGSLAFGNYPKDLELTYTSGYTPNGHYYFGNLLCMRWDMSVCPDAFARAFSVEPETGRTLVDLMNVDRVVLQNALYPDARNHPAPDGWTWVDYPGHENYISVLERVDGPVSTRNGRISHTQGVEAISLAETNTSSTLRVSSRDGGTVVFARLGWPGYRATLNGQSVPIDVVAKAFVTVDVPAGTQDAELVLTWRPPGWKIGGASMVAGILGLGVLEWMYLRGRRRDRITNAANDAP, from the coding sequence GTGGAAACTCGCATTCGTGCCAGAGCCGATGTGTACAAATGGGGCGCCGTTACCTCTGTCGGCGTGATCGCGGGATACGTTGCTGTTGTCCTCGCGAATGCCCGCCATTTCTACACCGACGACACCGAGTCCCAGTACGCGCCGTTGTGGGTCATGTTGGGCCGAAATCTGCGCGAAGGTCGCCTGCCCTTTCTCGTTCCGGAGAATTGGATGGCCGGGAACTACACCATCGAGGAAGCCGGTCTCCTCAACCCACCGCAGCTGCTGATCGACCTGATCGCGCCGTCCTTCGACAACCTCGCGTTGTACGCGACGCTCGTCAAGCTGATCTTCGCGATCATCCTCGGGCTCGGCGTGTTTCGGATCTGCGTCGAGTACGGTTCCAAGCCCGCCTGGGCTGCCGTTGCGGGCGTCTCGATTCCCTTCACGGGTTTCCTGCTCTTCTTCGACGAGGCCAGCTGGATAACGGCCTTCACCGGTACCGCGTGGATGGTTCAGGCCTGGGCGTCGGCGATCCGGTACGCCCGCGGCAAGAGCGGCCCGATACCGACGTTCGTGTTCCTGTATCTCGCGATGTCGGTCCAATACGTATTTCCCTCAGTCGAATCCGGCCTGATGATCGTTGCTGTGGCCGTCGGCGAAGTGGTCTACCAACGACGCTGGCTGCCGTCCGTGCGACTCCTCGCAGTCTCGGCGTGTGCCGCGCTCGCCGGCCTCGCGACCTACCTGCCGAGTCTGCTCACCGCCGACGTCACGTGGCGCGGCGCCTCCGAGGTCAAGAACGACGCGTTCCTCGCCGTACCGTGGTCGGAATCCCTCAACGCCAGCCTGCCCAGCACGATGCCCGCATTCGTCTCGTGGTGGGGCTACATCCAGACGATGCCGATGGTGTACATCGCCTGGTTCCTGATTCCCGCGCTTGCCTTCATCGACTGGGGCAAAGCTCGCGGCACCGCACGCGAGTTGACCGCCGTCGGAATCTTCACGGTCGCGGTCCTCATGTGGACTGCCGGACCGAGCACCATCGGCCCCCTCCGCTGGCCCGCACGGGTGCTTCCGATGGTGGCGATCGGACTGCTACTGCTGGTGTGCATCCTGCTCGGCCGCTACGCCACCACCGACAACTGGCGCCGCCGCGGCGCTGCCGCCGGAATCCTGGTCGGCCTCCTCGTGATCCGCTCGGCGTCGGCCGCACCGAGCCTCCTGGAATGGCACGTGATCTCGGCTGTCGCCGTCGTCGCTCTCGGTGCCGCGATGGTCTGGCTGGGCCGCACCAAGGGAACGGCCGCGGCTTGCATCCTCGCCATTGTCGCGGTCTCCCCGATCGCCTACGCCCAGGTTCGCGCCGCGCAGCCGACACCGATGAGCTGGAACCTGCCAGAATCCCGCTCGGACATGAAAGCAGCCTTCCCCGACTTCGACGGCACAACACTGCAACTCGCCGATCGTGCTCTCATCACCCCTGACCAACGCACCCTCGACGGCGCGTACGGCTCACTCGCTTTCGGCAATTATCCGAAGGATCTCGAGCTCACGTATACGAGCGGTTACACCCCTAACGGGCACTACTACTTCGGCAATCTCCTGTGCATGCGGTGGGACATGAGCGTGTGCCCCGACGCGTTCGCACGGGCCTTCTCCGTCGAACCGGAAACCGGCCGCACCCTGGTCGATCTCATGAACGTGGACCGCGTTGTCCTGCAGAACGCGTTGTACCCCGATGCTCGTAACCACCCGGCCCCTGACGGCTGGACATGGGTCGACTACCCCGGCCACGAAAACTACATCTCGGTACTCGAACGCGTCGACGGCCCGGTCTCCACTCGCAACGGCCGAATCTCGCACACCCAAGGGGTGGAAGCAATTTCACTCGCCGAGACGAACACGTCGAGCACTCTTCGGGTCAGCTCACGTGACGGCGGGACGGTCGTCTTTGCCCGCCTCGGCTGGCCTGGCTACCGCGCCACCTTGAACGGTCAATCGGTTCCCATCGATGTCGTGGCGAAGGCCTTTGTCACGGTAGATGTTCCGGCCGGAACCCAGGACGCGGAGCTGGTTCTCACCTGGCGTCCACCGGGATGGAAAATCGGCGGTGCGTCGATGGTCGCCGGAATACTCGGCCTCGGGGTACTCGAATGGATGTATCTGCGCGGCCGTCGACGTGACCGGATCACCAACGCCGCGAACGACGCACCGTGA
- a CDS encoding TetR/AcrR family transcriptional regulator, protein MRKNPERRLALIDAAIEVLAREGARGLTFRAVDSQATVPNGTASNYFANRDDLLTQTGGRIYERLIPDNLEAMIDPVNGTDRERLVTLMFEVVERGSSFGKGFLALMELRLEATRRPDLRAVLTVRIREDFELNVANHLASRVPGDAMTVRLLYLSLNWLILDRLTLPDLFGDEDIRALVEAAVDRALPPTR, encoded by the coding sequence GTGCGAAAGAACCCGGAACGCCGGCTGGCGCTGATCGATGCCGCAATCGAGGTGCTGGCGCGAGAGGGCGCTAGAGGCTTGACATTTCGAGCGGTTGATTCGCAGGCGACCGTGCCGAACGGGACTGCGTCGAACTACTTCGCGAATCGCGACGACCTCCTTACTCAAACCGGTGGCCGGATCTATGAACGACTGATACCCGATAACCTCGAGGCAATGATCGACCCTGTCAACGGCACAGATCGTGAGCGCCTGGTGACGCTCATGTTCGAAGTGGTCGAACGGGGCAGCTCATTCGGGAAGGGATTCCTTGCGCTCATGGAGCTGCGCCTCGAGGCGACGCGTAGGCCTGACCTTCGAGCGGTTCTGACGGTCCGCATTCGCGAAGACTTCGAACTCAACGTCGCCAACCATTTGGCCTCGCGGGTGCCGGGTGATGCGATGACCGTTCGACTGCTCTACCTGTCGTTGAACTGGTTGATTCTCGATCGCCTCACGCTGCCGGATCTGTTCGGCGACGAGGACATTCGAGCGCTTGTCGAGGCGGCTGTCGATCGGGCGCTGCCGCCAACTCGGTAG